A window of candidate division KSB1 bacterium contains these coding sequences:
- a CDS encoding acyltransferase: MARIVRGGLIQASLAAPVASPLEKIKSAMIDKHIALIEQAASKGVQVLCLQEIFFGPYFCAEEQVKWYNTAERIPEGPTIKLMREVARKHKMVMIVPIYEEDMTGVFYNTAAVISETGEYLGKYRKTHIPHCHPGFWEKFYFKPGNLGYPVFDTTFGRIGVYICYDRHFPEGARALGLNGAEIVFNPSATVAGLSEYLWKLEQPAHAVANQYFVGAINRVGYEQPWNIGEFYGTSYFCDPRGKILAEGSRDKDEVVVADLDLDMIREVRNVWQFFRDRRPELYGELIK; encoded by the coding sequence ATGGCTCGAATCGTACGTGGAGGCTTGATTCAAGCCTCATTGGCCGCGCCCGTTGCTTCTCCCCTCGAGAAAATCAAATCCGCCATGATCGACAAACATATCGCGCTCATTGAACAGGCCGCCAGCAAGGGCGTGCAGGTGCTCTGCTTGCAGGAAATTTTCTTCGGCCCGTATTTCTGCGCCGAAGAGCAAGTCAAATGGTACAACACCGCCGAGCGCATCCCGGAGGGCCCGACCATCAAACTGATGCGCGAAGTGGCACGCAAACATAAAATGGTCATGATCGTGCCGATTTACGAAGAAGACATGACCGGCGTGTTTTACAACACCGCCGCGGTGATCAGCGAGACCGGTGAGTATCTCGGCAAATATCGCAAGACCCACATACCCCATTGCCATCCCGGTTTTTGGGAGAAATTTTATTTCAAGCCCGGCAATCTCGGCTACCCCGTTTTTGACACAACGTTCGGCCGCATCGGCGTCTACATTTGCTACGATCGCCACTTCCCCGAAGGCGCGCGGGCACTGGGCCTCAACGGCGCGGAGATTGTTTTCAATCCCTCCGCCACCGTTGCCGGTCTCTCCGAATATTTGTGGAAGCTCGAGCAACCGGCGCATGCGGTGGCGAATCAATATTTTGTCGGGGCGATCAATCGCGTCGGTTACGAGCAACCGTGGAACATCGGCGAGTTTTACGGCACCAGTTATTTCTGCGATCCGCGCGGCAAAATTCTCGCCGAAGGCAGCCGTGACAAAGACGAAGTCGTCGTGGCGGATTTGGATTTGGACATGATTCGCGAAGTCCGCAACGTCTGGCAATTCTTCCGCGACCGCCGGCCGGAGCTGTATGGGGAGCTGATTAAATAA
- the fmt gene encoding methionyl-tRNA formyltransferase, whose protein sequence is MRRAQELKVVFMGTPEFAVVSLQKLLDHKIPVAGVVTGPDKPAGRGLQMQPTPVKKLALQAGLPILQPEKLRDAQFIQSLREWQAEVFVVVAFRILPPEVFTMPRLGTINVHASLLPKYRGAAPIQWAIINGETETGVTTFFIEEKVDTGEMILQRQTAIGEFETAGELHDRLAALGAEVLVATLEQVASGKWQRKPQIGEASLAPKITKEMAAIDWKKSAREIFNLVRGMNPFPGAFTNWQGRHLKIFRARVYNEAAVDNDAGAVAKVNVKEGELIIQTGRGHLAIDELQLEGKRRMSAAEFLRGHPIRNHEKLSLT, encoded by the coding sequence ATGCGCCGGGCGCAAGAGCTTAAAGTCGTTTTCATGGGCACGCCGGAATTTGCGGTGGTGAGTTTGCAAAAACTTCTCGACCACAAAATTCCCGTGGCCGGCGTGGTAACCGGGCCGGACAAGCCCGCGGGACGCGGCTTGCAGATGCAACCGACACCGGTGAAAAAATTGGCGCTGCAAGCGGGCTTGCCGATCTTGCAGCCGGAAAAACTCCGCGACGCGCAATTCATCCAAAGCTTGCGCGAGTGGCAGGCCGAGGTTTTTGTGGTCGTGGCGTTTCGCATTTTGCCGCCGGAGGTGTTCACGATGCCGCGGCTCGGAACAATCAATGTTCATGCCTCGTTGCTGCCAAAATATCGCGGGGCGGCGCCGATTCAATGGGCGATCATCAACGGCGAAACTGAAACCGGCGTCACGACATTTTTCATTGAAGAAAAGGTTGATACCGGCGAGATGATTTTGCAGCGCCAAACCGCCATCGGCGAATTTGAAACAGCCGGGGAGCTGCATGATCGCCTGGCAGCGCTGGGCGCGGAGGTGCTCGTTGCAACGCTCGAGCAAGTGGCAAGTGGCAAGTGGCAACGGAAGCCCCAAATCGGAGAAGCCAGCCTCGCGCCGAAAATTACCAAAGAGATGGCGGCGATTGATTGGAAAAAATCTGCTCGTGAAATTTTTAACTTGGTGCGGGGAATGAATCCGTTTCCGGGCGCGTTTACCAATTGGCAGGGGCGTCATCTCAAAATCTTTCGCGCGCGCGTTTACAACGAAGCTGCTGTCGATAACGACGCCGGCGCCGTGGCAAAAGTCAATGTTAAAGAGGGCGAACTCATTATTCAAACCGGACGTGGCCACTTGGCCATCGACGAACTGCAGCTCGAAGGCAAGCGTCGCATGTCCGCAGCGGAATTTCTGCGTGGCCACCCCATCCGGAATCATGAAAAACTCAGTTTAACCTGA
- the rpe gene encoding ribulose-phosphate 3-epimerase, which produces MIKIAPSILAADFACLREQIRVVESAGADIIHCDVMDGHFVPNLTFGPLIVNAARRSTSLLVEAHLMIAQPERYISAFREAGADRIIVHVETCPHLHRVVHQIKETGAGAGVAVNPATSLAAVEEILPDIDLLLLMTVDPGFGGQSFIPATTEKIRRSRQMIAALRKEILIEVDGGIDNETAATVVEAGARLLVAGSAIFGAADPAKACLQLRQCAEEGLTRTLISAHA; this is translated from the coding sequence ATGATTAAAATCGCGCCTTCGATTCTCGCCGCTGATTTCGCCTGTCTGCGCGAACAAATTCGCGTGGTTGAATCTGCCGGCGCGGACATCATTCATTGCGATGTGATGGACGGGCATTTCGTGCCGAATCTCACGTTCGGGCCGCTCATTGTCAACGCCGCGCGCCGCAGCACCAGCTTGTTGGTCGAAGCGCATTTGATGATCGCCCAGCCTGAACGCTATATTTCGGCGTTTCGCGAAGCCGGTGCTGATCGCATCATTGTGCATGTTGAAACCTGCCCGCATTTGCATCGGGTTGTGCATCAAATCAAAGAAACCGGCGCGGGCGCCGGCGTGGCCGTCAATCCGGCGACTTCTCTTGCAGCCGTTGAAGAAATCCTCCCGGATATTGATTTGCTTTTGTTGATGACCGTCGATCCCGGGTTTGGCGGGCAATCTTTTATTCCGGCCACGACTGAAAAAATCCGGCGCAGCCGCCAAATGATCGCGGCGCTGCGCAAAGAAATTTTGATCGAGGTCGACGGCGGCATCGATAACGAAACCGCGGCGACAGTGGTTGAAGCGGGCGCTCGGCTGCTCGTCGCCGGTTCGGCGATTTTTGGCGCTGCCGATCCCGCCAAAGCTTGCCTCCAATTGCGGCAATGCGCCGAAGAAGGCTTGACTCGCACACTCATTTCTGCCCATGCGTAA
- a CDS encoding sigma-54 dependent transcriptional regulator: MQTRSILIVDDEESVRESLEKVLSKAGYSARTASSGNEALSLLSKEKVDVVLSDLKMPDGDGVELLKNVKKKFPDIEVILLTGYGTIQTAVEAMREGAYDFITKPPKKAVILTAVARAIERQNLAQENKYLRAQLGRGAPLDEIVGKSPALAKVLEMIERVAPLTSTVLITGESGTGKELVARAIHRKSPRASHKFVPVNCAAIPENLVESELFGYMKGAFTGASRDKSGLFKVAEGGTIFLDEIVSVPLNLQVKLLRAIEQKEILPVGGTKPEIIDVRIIAATNKNLGEETAKGNFREDLYYRLNVIDILIPPLRERVEDIPELVDHFLKIYNAQLSKKVHSVEPAVYQAFKEYDWKGNVRELENAMERAMIMCDGQTLRLEHFSQLQLQKNKPEDFSGGLKESVRKFERETILKTLEMAEYDKNKAAQMLDLSLSSLYRKMTELGIAVKD; encoded by the coding sequence ATGCAGACAAGATCGATCCTGATCGTGGATGACGAAGAGAGCGTTCGGGAGTCTTTGGAAAAGGTTTTGAGCAAAGCCGGATACAGCGCTCGAACAGCCAGCTCGGGAAACGAGGCGTTGTCATTGCTTTCCAAGGAGAAAGTGGACGTGGTGCTGAGTGATCTCAAGATGCCGGATGGCGATGGGGTCGAGTTGTTGAAAAATGTCAAAAAAAAATTTCCCGACATCGAAGTGATTCTTTTGACCGGCTATGGCACCATCCAAACCGCTGTGGAAGCCATGCGGGAGGGCGCGTATGATTTTATCACCAAACCGCCGAAAAAAGCAGTGATTCTCACCGCCGTGGCGCGGGCGATTGAGCGGCAGAATTTGGCACAGGAGAACAAATATCTGCGGGCGCAATTGGGCAGGGGCGCGCCGCTGGATGAGATTGTCGGAAAGAGTCCGGCTTTGGCGAAAGTTTTGGAAATGATCGAACGGGTCGCGCCGCTGACCTCCACGGTTTTGATTACGGGTGAGAGCGGCACCGGCAAAGAACTCGTCGCGCGCGCGATTCACCGAAAAAGCCCGCGCGCCAGCCACAAATTTGTTCCCGTCAACTGCGCGGCGATTCCGGAAAATCTCGTTGAAAGTGAATTGTTCGGTTACATGAAAGGCGCCTTTACCGGCGCTTCACGCGACAAAAGCGGTTTGTTCAAAGTGGCGGAAGGCGGAACGATTTTTCTCGATGAAATCGTCAGCGTGCCGCTGAATCTTCAGGTCAAGCTGCTGCGCGCCATCGAGCAAAAGGAAATCCTGCCGGTTGGCGGCACCAAGCCGGAAATCATCGACGTTCGCATCATCGCAGCGACGAACAAAAATCTGGGCGAGGAAACCGCGAAGGGAAATTTTCGCGAAGATCTTTATTACCGGCTCAATGTGATCGACATTCTCATCCCGCCGTTGCGCGAGCGCGTTGAGGATATTCCCGAGTTGGTTGATCATTTTCTGAAAATTTATAACGCACAGCTCAGCAAAAAAGTTCACAGCGTCGAGCCCGCCGTTTACCAGGCGTTTAAAGAATACGACTGGAAAGGCAATGTACGGGAACTGGAAAATGCGATGGAACGCGCCATGATTATGTGCGACGGTCAGACCCTGCGCTTGGAGCATTTTTCTCAGTTGCAGCTTCAAAAAAACAAGCCGGAGGATTTCTCTGGCGGTTTGAAAGAATCCGTCCGCAAATTCGAGCGCGAGACCATTCTTAAAACGTTGGAAATGGCGGAGTATGATAAAAATAAAGCCGCGCAAATGCTCGACCTCAGCTTGTCGTCGCTCTATCGCAAAATGACGGAGCTTGGAATCGCCGTCAAAGATTGA
- a CDS encoding DUF4296 domain-containing protein — translation MVLACSAKTSEPLQDPERFAEVYAKILLANEMRLGSNVQRFEDDKTKLARADTVLRSLGFNRQQFEAAVKYFSEQPELWQQVYAHVVKILEAQSTAADSTKSENP, via the coding sequence TTGGTTCTCGCTTGTTCAGCGAAAACTTCCGAGCCGTTGCAAGATCCCGAGCGCTTTGCCGAAGTTTATGCAAAAATTCTCCTTGCCAACGAAATGCGCCTCGGCTCCAATGTGCAACGATTTGAGGACGACAAAACAAAACTGGCTCGCGCCGACACGGTGCTGCGCTCGCTGGGCTTTAACCGGCAGCAATTTGAAGCCGCCGTCAAGTATTTCAGCGAGCAGCCGGAGCTTTGGCAGCAAGTTTATGCGCATGTCGTGAAAATTTTAGAGGCGCAAAGTACTGCCGCCGATTCGACAAAATCAGAAAATCCGTAA
- a CDS encoding PAS domain S-box protein, with protein sequence MSTSAQNSLHLEKKLNWLYSAFQHSTDAILFTDLNGYIIEANRAFTELFGWTHEEIIGKSTRILRSSKTTNEFYKHMWETINQTGSWKGEIVNRRKDGSEVPVLLSITPVYSNEEKIGYMGVEIDISEKKNFEKTERWAAIGKMAAKVAHEIRNPLSSISLNAELLQDEISNYFAVDTKEAMTLLKAISAEIDRVTSLTEEYLQFSRLPESRPVRGNLYHVLEELIEFISNELEHKKIEFEYCIQDNLPLLYFDRVQIRRALLNIIRNAIEAMPKGGKLKLWTEQTNQKVVIQVADTGSGISDDVIEKIFDPFFTTKDFGTGLGLAVVQQIIDEHGGQISCRSRVGEGTTFSITLFLDETEGDKQDADKIDPDRG encoded by the coding sequence ATGTCAACCTCCGCTCAAAACAGCTTGCATCTGGAAAAAAAATTAAATTGGCTCTATAGCGCGTTTCAGCATTCCACAGATGCCATATTGTTCACCGACTTGAATGGTTATATCATCGAAGCCAATCGAGCTTTTACGGAATTGTTTGGATGGACGCATGAAGAAATAATCGGAAAAAGCACCCGCATTTTGCGCTCCAGCAAGACGACGAATGAATTTTATAAGCACATGTGGGAGACGATCAATCAAACTGGGAGTTGGAAAGGAGAAATCGTCAACCGGCGCAAAGACGGAAGCGAAGTACCGGTTCTGCTTTCCATTACGCCGGTTTATTCGAATGAAGAAAAAATCGGCTATATGGGTGTGGAGATCGACATTTCCGAAAAGAAGAACTTTGAGAAAACCGAGCGCTGGGCGGCCATCGGCAAGATGGCGGCAAAAGTGGCGCACGAAATCAGAAATCCGCTTTCTTCAATCAGCTTGAATGCCGAGCTGTTGCAGGATGAGATCAGCAATTATTTTGCGGTGGACACGAAAGAGGCAATGACACTGCTGAAGGCGATCAGCGCCGAAATCGATCGTGTGACCTCTTTGACCGAGGAATATTTGCAATTTTCCCGTCTGCCGGAATCGCGGCCGGTGCGGGGCAATTTGTATCATGTTTTAGAAGAGCTCATCGAGTTTATCAGTAATGAGCTGGAGCATAAAAAAATAGAATTTGAATATTGCATTCAAGATAATTTGCCGTTGCTGTATTTTGATCGCGTCCAAATTCGCCGTGCGCTGCTGAATATTATTCGCAACGCCATTGAAGCGATGCCCAAGGGAGGGAAGCTGAAGCTCTGGACGGAGCAAACAAATCAAAAGGTTGTCATTCAAGTTGCTGATACCGGCAGTGGCATTTCCGATGACGTGATTGAGAAGATTTTCGATCCGTTTTTTACCACGAAGGATTTTGGAACGGGCCTTGGTTTGGCGGTAGTGCAGCAAATTATTGATGAACACGGCGGACAAATTTCTTGTCGCAGCCGGGTCGGCGAAGGAACAACTTTTTCCATTACTTTATTTTTGGATGAAACCGAGGGAGACAAGCAAGATGCAGACAAGATCGATCCTGATCGTGGATGA
- the gpmA gene encoding 2,3-diphosphoglycerate-dependent phosphoglycerate mutase, which produces MIKLVLLRHGESTWNKENRFTGWTDVDLSEKGITEAINAGQVLKENGFVFDVAFTSLLKRAIRTLWLVLSEMDLMWIPIYNSWRLNERHYGALQGLNKAEMAAQYGEEQVHIWRRSYDIQPPALEVTDTRYPGHDPRYKNLSEKDIPRTECLKDTVARFLPYWHETIVPMIQSGKRVIIAAHGNSLRALVKYLDNISDKDIVAMNIPTGMPLVYELDNMLKPIRSYYLGDPESVKQAMQAVANQGKAK; this is translated from the coding sequence ATGATCAAACTCGTTCTTCTCAGACACGGCGAAAGCACGTGGAACAAAGAAAACCGCTTTACCGGTTGGACCGATGTCGATCTTTCTGAAAAGGGAATCACAGAGGCAATCAACGCTGGGCAGGTTTTAAAAGAAAACGGATTTGTTTTTGATGTGGCGTTCACCTCCCTTTTAAAAAGAGCCATCCGCACGCTGTGGCTGGTTTTGAGCGAGATGGATTTGATGTGGATTCCCATTTATAATTCGTGGCGATTGAACGAGCGGCATTACGGTGCACTCCAGGGCTTGAACAAAGCTGAGATGGCTGCCCAATATGGCGAAGAGCAGGTGCACATCTGGCGGCGCAGCTATGATATTCAACCGCCGGCGCTGGAGGTAACCGACACGCGTTATCCCGGCCACGATCCGCGATACAAAAATTTGAGTGAAAAAGACATCCCGCGCACCGAGTGTTTGAAAGACACCGTGGCGCGCTTTCTCCCCTACTGGCATGAAACCATCGTGCCGATGATTCAATCCGGCAAGCGCGTCATCATCGCGGCGCACGGCAACAGCCTCCGCGCGCTGGTCAAATATCTCGACAATATTTCGGACAAAGACATCGTCGCGATGAACATTCCCACTGGCATGCCGCTGGTCTATGAATTAGACAACATGCTGAAACCGATTCGCAGCTATTATCTGGGTGACCCCGAAAGTGTGAAGCAGGCCATGCAAGCCGTGGCGAATCAGGGCAAGGCAAAATAG
- a CDS encoding GxxExxY protein, producing the protein MEILYKELSYRIIGCVFNVFSEIGPGYDEPTYHQGLMVSFERQGLKFLSKPHFILHYRGTQIAELEPDYIIDDKIILEIKAIQSDFLPTNYKQIISYLRITNKRLGILINMGLLRAGFDRVPYDERPLKIVDDFENINPIMNDHEEEVRRLHDAIVNVAKELGVGYHTEIYQEAMKVELEFGNFTCDAHVKVPVYYQNVFIKNYEIDYWLVNQKILLAVLAGSKEASAYDIVRMRSYLRGLNLKLGLIAFWGKDHLKIVGVSPQQ; encoded by the coding sequence ATGGAAATTCTCTATAAGGAATTGAGCTATCGCATCATCGGCTGCGTTTTCAACGTTTTTAGTGAAATCGGACCCGGATATGACGAGCCAACCTATCATCAGGGTTTGATGGTAAGCTTTGAACGGCAAGGCTTGAAGTTTCTCAGCAAGCCTCACTTTATCTTGCACTATCGCGGCACCCAAATCGCTGAATTGGAGCCGGACTATATCATTGATGATAAAATAATTCTGGAAATCAAAGCGATTCAATCTGATTTTTTGCCGACGAATTACAAGCAAATCATCTCTTATCTGCGAATCACCAATAAACGCCTTGGTATTCTGATCAATATGGGGTTGTTAAGGGCTGGTTTCGATAGAGTCCCTTATGACGAACGGCCGCTTAAAATCGTGGATGATTTTGAGAATATAAATCCGATCATGAATGATCATGAAGAAGAAGTTCGACGGCTGCATGACGCCATCGTAAATGTCGCCAAAGAGCTTGGAGTCGGTTATCATACCGAAATTTATCAAGAGGCCATGAAAGTCGAGCTGGAATTCGGAAATTTCACCTGTGACGCACATGTCAAAGTGCCTGTATACTATCAAAATGTATTCATCAAGAATTACGAGATTGATTATTGGCTGGTCAATCAAAAGATCCTGCTCGCCGTTCTCGCCGGCAGCAAGGAAGCCAGTGCTTACGATATCGTACGCATGCGATCATACTTGAGGGGTTTGAATCTGAAGTTGGGTCTAATTGCTTTTTGGGGAAAAGACCATCTCAAAATTGTTGGCGTTAGTCCGCAGCAATAA
- the def gene encoding peptide deformylase encodes MAVWPIRKYGDPILRKKAMRVELFDEPFQQVAADMIETMQAAKGIGLAANQIGLTHALCVVDLGLIEEGAAPKAFVNPVILQEEGKLVPYEEGCLSIPEINEEVMRKERVLVRYQDLTGAVHEQQCDGMLARVLQHEIDHLNGVFFVDRLSALKRKLLSKKLRAIAEEAAAEARERSKNAPGARA; translated from the coding sequence ATGGCGGTTTGGCCAATTCGCAAATACGGCGATCCCATTCTTCGCAAAAAGGCGATGAGAGTCGAGTTGTTTGATGAGCCGTTCCAACAAGTGGCGGCGGATATGATCGAGACGATGCAGGCCGCGAAGGGAATCGGTTTGGCTGCGAATCAAATCGGTTTGACGCACGCGCTCTGTGTCGTTGACCTCGGTCTCATCGAAGAAGGCGCGGCGCCCAAGGCCTTCGTCAATCCGGTTATTTTGCAAGAAGAGGGAAAATTGGTGCCGTACGAAGAGGGTTGCCTGAGCATACCCGAGATCAACGAAGAGGTGATGCGCAAGGAACGCGTGCTCGTTCGTTATCAGGATTTGACCGGCGCGGTTCACGAGCAGCAGTGCGACGGCATGTTGGCGCGGGTGCTGCAACACGAGATCGATCATCTCAACGGCGTTTTTTTCGTGGATCGCCTGAGCGCCTTGAAGCGCAAGTTGTTGAGCAAAAAACTCAGAGCCATTGCGGAAGAAGCCGCGGCAGAAGCACGCGAGAGGAGCAAGAATGCGCCGGGCGCAAGAGCTTAA
- the rsmB gene encoding 16S rRNA (cytosine(967)-C(5))-methyltransferase RsmB has protein sequence MPKTSSKNNKKPSSNVLLSPRAIAAQILSEAESSSVYVDHVMEKHMQRAALPVRDRALVTALVHGVSRWRARLDAEIQQHFRHHYDEAQPFVKNTLRCAVYQMLFMDRIPDYAAVDEAVEMIQLRYGNNFSRLANGVLRNIQRAPMQWPPLESVVAKKELKILSQMLSHPEWLLKRWIEQFGWKETAALAEADNRIPAVTVRIVRPQENLTPWLEQMAGREVKPESIKNVPNFYRLPHLDDVTALPGFAEGWFTVQDPSAGLVAHLAAPQRGEIILDLCAAPGGKALQMAEMVGEGHVVAIDLDFRRLEMLKETAQRLNFSIHAVIADARAFAATPSDLVLVDAPCSGLGVLSRRSDLRWRRRPKDITDLVELQKEILTDAAELVKSGGRLIYSTCTIDPEENEKVVEWFLEHHQEFRLEPAQNFVHKMFCDERGYLRTLQSRHNMDGSFAARLVKS, from the coding sequence ATGCCGAAAACCAGCAGCAAAAATAACAAAAAACCCTCCTCGAACGTTTTGCTATCGCCGCGCGCCATTGCCGCTCAAATTCTCAGCGAAGCCGAGAGCAGCTCCGTATATGTCGATCATGTCATGGAAAAGCATATGCAGCGGGCCGCGCTGCCGGTGCGCGATCGGGCGCTGGTCACGGCGTTGGTGCACGGCGTGTCGCGTTGGCGCGCCCGGCTCGATGCCGAGATTCAGCAGCATTTTCGCCATCATTATGATGAGGCACAGCCGTTCGTCAAGAACACGCTGCGATGCGCGGTGTACCAAATGTTGTTCATGGATCGCATTCCAGATTATGCCGCGGTTGACGAAGCAGTCGAGATGATCCAACTACGATATGGGAACAATTTTTCGCGTCTGGCCAATGGCGTACTGCGCAACATTCAACGCGCGCCGATGCAATGGCCGCCGCTCGAAAGCGTGGTTGCCAAAAAAGAGTTGAAAATCCTGTCACAAATGCTCAGCCATCCCGAATGGCTGCTTAAGCGCTGGATCGAACAATTTGGCTGGAAAGAGACGGCGGCACTGGCGGAAGCGGATAATCGCATTCCTGCTGTCACGGTTCGCATCGTGCGGCCGCAGGAAAATCTCACGCCGTGGCTCGAGCAAATGGCCGGTCGCGAGGTGAAGCCCGAGTCGATTAAAAACGTGCCGAATTTTTATCGCCTGCCTCATCTCGACGATGTCACCGCGTTGCCCGGATTTGCGGAAGGCTGGTTTACTGTGCAAGATCCCAGCGCCGGTTTGGTGGCGCATTTGGCCGCGCCGCAAAGAGGCGAAATTATCCTCGACCTTTGCGCCGCGCCCGGCGGCAAGGCCTTGCAAATGGCTGAGATGGTTGGCGAGGGCCACGTTGTAGCCATTGATTTGGATTTCCGGCGATTGGAAATGCTCAAAGAAACGGCGCAGCGATTGAATTTTTCCATTCATGCGGTCATCGCCGATGCCCGCGCTTTTGCTGCCACGCCGTCCGATCTGGTGCTGGTCGATGCGCCATGCTCCGGTCTTGGCGTGCTGTCACGACGCAGCGATTTGCGCTGGCGCCGCCGCCCAAAAGACATCACGGATCTGGTGGAATTGCAAAAGGAAATTCTGACCGACGCCGCCGAGTTGGTCAAATCCGGCGGGCGCTTGATCTACAGCACCTGCACCATTGACCCCGAGGAAAATGAAAAAGTGGTGGAATGGTTTCTGGAGCATCACCAGGAGTTTCGTTTGGAACCGGCGCAAAATTTCGTGCACAAGATGTTTTGCGACGAGCGCGGCTATCTGCGCACGCTGCAAAGCCGCCACAACATGGACGGCAGTTTCGCGGCGAGGCTGGTCAAATCATAA
- a CDS encoding PASTA domain-containing protein, with protein MSQSWWRHFIIAVLSNRFVKLLGSIIALFLALGLMMDWIIMPVYTKHGEAVEVPNVVSMRYEDAKSTLEANGFAIIKADERVDEKYPVGYVLEQNPRPHSGVKSGRRVYVVVSQGGRQIEMPQLVDRSQRDAELTLARYNLKLGRVDSAFTDRPLGVVAYQSVPVNAKIGMGTVVNITVSLGLDASDATVPSVAGLTYGDAVQLIRQAGLVVGQITFKEVEQLLPETVISQSLEANTIVKRGTKIDLEVSTLPN; from the coding sequence ATGAGCCAAAGTTGGTGGCGCCATTTCATTATCGCGGTCCTATCAAACCGTTTTGTCAAGCTGCTCGGCAGCATCATTGCGCTTTTTCTCGCGCTTGGGCTGATGATGGATTGGATCATCATGCCGGTTTACACCAAACACGGCGAGGCGGTCGAAGTGCCGAACGTCGTGTCGATGCGCTACGAAGACGCCAAAAGTACACTGGAGGCCAACGGTTTTGCCATCATCAAAGCCGATGAGCGGGTTGATGAGAAGTACCCGGTGGGGTATGTTCTCGAACAAAATCCCCGGCCGCATTCCGGCGTGAAAAGCGGGCGCCGGGTTTACGTCGTCGTCAGCCAGGGCGGAAGGCAGATTGAAATGCCGCAGCTCGTCGATCGCTCGCAGCGCGACGCCGAGCTGACGCTGGCCAGATACAACCTTAAACTCGGTCGGGTGGATTCGGCTTTCACCGACCGGCCGTTGGGAGTCGTCGCTTATCAATCCGTCCCGGTCAATGCAAAAATCGGCATGGGCACGGTCGTCAATATCACCGTCAGCTTGGGACTCGACGCTTCCGATGCCACCGTGCCGTCGGTCGCGGGATTGACTTATGGCGACGCCGTGCAACTGATTCGCCAAGCCGGCCTCGTCGTCGGGCAAATTACATTTAAAGAAGTCGAGCAGTTGCTGCCGGAAACCGTGATCAGCCAATCACTGGAAGCGAACACGATTGTCAAACGCGGCACGAAGATCGATCTCGAAGTGAGCACGCTGCCGAATTAG